From one Phocaeicola salanitronis DSM 18170 genomic stretch:
- a CDS encoding oligosaccharide flippase family protein yields MAGLKSLAKDTAIYGLSSIVGRFLNYLLVPLYTAVIPAVSGGYGVVSNVYAYTALILVLLTFGMETGFFRFANKTDADPKHVYANALLFVGGLSLLFVVLCLAFIHPLSAFLEYPDHPDYIAMMVIVVALDSFQCIPFAYLRYQKKPMKFAAIKLFNIIGNIVLNLFFLLLCPYIYKVSPETISWFYRPDYLVGYIFVSNLIMSAVQMFFFIPELKGFSYRLDRPLMKQMVSYSFPILIFGLVGILNQTVDKMIYPFLFDDRQEGLVQLGIYSATSKVAMVMAMFTQAFRYAYEPFVFGKNKEGDNREMYAKAMKYFFIFSLLAFLAVMFYMDILRYLIAPDYWEGLGVVAIVMGAEILKGIYFNLSFWYKLTDETKWGAYFSIIGCAVILILNIWLVPRYGYVASAWASVAGYGLITLLSYVIGQKKYPVVYPLKDMTVYLVFAAVLYILSEEISIANVFARLAFNTLLIVCFAGYILKKDLLKVIKKSN; encoded by the coding sequence ATGGCTGGACTGAAATCATTGGCTAAAGATACGGCAATCTACGGACTGAGCAGCATTGTCGGACGGTTTTTGAATTATTTGCTGGTGCCTCTCTATACGGCGGTCATCCCGGCTGTATCGGGCGGTTATGGCGTAGTGTCGAACGTGTATGCCTATACGGCACTGATATTGGTATTGCTGACTTTCGGCATGGAAACAGGGTTCTTCCGCTTTGCCAACAAGACCGATGCCGACCCGAAACATGTGTATGCCAATGCGCTGTTGTTTGTGGGCGGACTATCCCTGTTGTTTGTCGTGCTTTGCCTTGCGTTCATCCATCCGTTATCTGCCTTTCTGGAATACCCCGACCATCCTGACTACATCGCCATGATGGTGATTGTAGTGGCACTCGATTCGTTCCAGTGCATCCCTTTCGCCTATTTGCGCTATCAGAAGAAACCGATGAAGTTTGCTGCCATCAAGTTGTTCAACATCATCGGGAATATCGTGCTGAACCTTTTCTTCCTCTTGTTGTGCCCCTATATATATAAGGTGTCGCCCGAAACAATCAGCTGGTTCTACCGCCCCGATTATCTGGTGGGTTACATTTTCGTATCCAACCTTATCATGTCGGCGGTGCAGATGTTCTTCTTTATCCCCGAACTCAAAGGCTTTTCTTACCGGTTGGACCGTCCGTTGATGAAGCAAATGGTGAGTTATTCATTCCCTATCCTGATATTCGGGTTAGTAGGCATTTTAAACCAAACGGTAGACAAGATGATTTATCCATTCTTGTTCGATGACCGGCAAGAAGGTTTGGTGCAGCTGGGCATCTATAGTGCGACAAGTAAGGTGGCGATGGTCATGGCGATGTTTACACAAGCCTTCCGCTATGCTTACGAGCCTTTTGTCTTTGGCAAGAACAAGGAAGGAGATAACCGGGAAATGTACGCCAAGGCAATGAAATACTTCTTTATCTTCTCGCTTCTGGCTTTTCTTGCGGTGATGTTCTACATGGACATTTTGCGCTATCTCATTGCCCCCGACTATTGGGAAGGACTGGGTGTCGTGGCAATTGTGATGGGAGCGGAAATCTTGAAAGGCATTTATTTCAACTTGTCGTTCTGGTACAAGCTGACCGATGAGACAAAGTGGGGGGCTTATTTCTCCATCATCGGTTGTGCCGTTATCCTGATACTGAACATCTGGCTGGTTCCGCGATACGGCTATGTGGCTTCCGCCTGGGCTTCGGTAGCCGGATACGGGCTCATTACCTTACTTTCCTATGTGATAGGACAGAAGAAATACCCCGTAGTTTATCCGTTGAAAGACATGACGGTTTATCTGGTTTTTGCCGCTGTGTTGTATATCCTTTCCGAAGAAATAAGCATCGCGAACGTCTTCGCACGGTTGGCTTTCAATACGTTGTTAATCGTATGCTTTGCCGGATATATCTTGAAGAAAGACCTTCTGAAGGTGATCAAAAAGAGTAATTGA
- a CDS encoding DEAD/DEAH box helicase yields the protein MKTFEELGVAPEIRKAIEEMGYENPMPVQEEVIPYLLGNGNDVVALAQTGTGKTAAFGLPLIQKIDVGNRVPQALILCPTRELCLQIAGDLNDYSKYITDLKIIPVYGGSSIESQIKSLKKGVHIIVATPGRLIDLIERKVAKLETIRDVVMDEADEMLNMGFTDSINAILEKVPEDRNTLMFSATMSPEISRIAKTYLRDAKEITIGTKNEGTKNVHHVAYIVHAKDKYLALKRVVDFYPMIYGIIFCRTRLETQEIADKLIQDGYNADSLHGELSQAQRDLVMQKFRQRHLQLLVATDVAARGLDVNDLTHVINYGLPDDVESYTHRSGRTGRAGKTGISIAIMNLREKGKMKQIERILNKKFSVETLPTGQAICEQQLIKLVDDIEKVKVDEEEIEAFLPGIYRKLEWLSKEDLIKRVVSMEFNRFLDYYKNAPEIDQPSSNEKGKDKKEKKKGERPERRERSRKAEKGYTRLFINLGKTDGFFPNQVIELINRNLKKERIEVGRIDLMQNFSFFEVIESQASKVVRALNKTTYNGRKVVVEVASENEGKSDKGGKKRVKETKKTKSRREEPEYEIARKSKRKDDWKQFFEHENDFAEPDFGEEAGWAKKKKKRK from the coding sequence ATGAAGACATTTGAAGAACTTGGCGTAGCTCCCGAAATACGCAAAGCGATTGAAGAAATGGGGTATGAGAACCCGATGCCTGTACAAGAAGAAGTGATTCCTTACCTGTTGGGAAACGGGAACGATGTAGTGGCTCTGGCACAGACCGGAACTGGAAAGACAGCTGCATTTGGCTTGCCGCTGATACAGAAAATTGACGTTGGCAACCGCGTGCCGCAGGCTTTGATACTCTGCCCGACGCGCGAACTTTGCTTGCAGATAGCAGGTGACCTGAATGACTATTCGAAGTATATCACCGACTTGAAGATAATACCCGTTTACGGAGGTTCGTCTATCGAGAGCCAAATCAAGAGCCTGAAGAAGGGCGTGCATATCATTGTCGCTACTCCGGGACGGCTTATCGACTTGATAGAACGGAAGGTGGCAAAACTGGAAACCATCCGTGACGTAGTGATGGATGAAGCCGATGAGATGTTGAACATGGGCTTTACCGACAGCATCAATGCCATCTTGGAAAAGGTGCCCGAAGACCGCAATACCCTGATGTTCTCGGCTACGATGAGCCCGGAAATCTCACGCATTGCCAAGACTTACCTGCGCGACGCAAAGGAAATCACCATCGGTACGAAGAACGAAGGTACGAAGAACGTGCATCACGTGGCTTACATCGTGCATGCCAAAGATAAATACTTGGCGTTGAAGCGTGTGGTTGACTTTTATCCGATGATTTATGGCATCATCTTCTGCCGCACCCGTCTGGAAACGCAGGAGATTGCCGACAAGCTGATACAGGACGGCTATAATGCCGACTCGTTGCACGGCGAGCTGAGCCAGGCGCAACGTGACCTGGTGATGCAGAAGTTCCGCCAGCGTCATCTGCAATTACTGGTTGCTACGGACGTGGCTGCCCGCGGACTGGACGTGAACGACCTGACACATGTTATCAATTATGGCTTGCCCGATGATGTGGAAAGCTATACCCACCGAAGCGGACGTACGGGACGTGCCGGCAAGACGGGTATCTCTATCGCCATCATGAACCTGCGCGAAAAAGGTAAGATGAAGCAGATAGAACGCATCCTGAACAAGAAGTTCAGTGTTGAGACCTTGCCTACGGGACAAGCCATCTGCGAACAGCAGCTGATTAAGCTGGTAGACGATATCGAAAAGGTAAAGGTGGACGAAGAAGAAATCGAAGCATTCTTGCCGGGCATCTACCGCAAACTGGAATGGCTGAGCAAGGAAGACCTTATCAAACGCGTTGTTTCGATGGAATTCAACCGCTTCCTGGATTATTACAAGAATGCGCCGGAAATAGACCAGCCCAGTTCGAACGAAAAAGGAAAAGACAAGAAAGAGAAGAAAAAAGGAGAACGTCCGGAGCGCAGAGAGCGTTCGCGCAAAGCCGAAAAGGGTTATACGCGCTTGTTCATCAACTTAGGCAAGACCGACGGTTTCTTCCCCAATCAGGTTATCGAACTCATCAACCGTAACCTGAAGAAAGAGCGTATCGAAGTAGGACGCATCGACCTGATGCAGAATTTCTCGTTTTTCGAAGTGATTGAGTCACAAGCATCGAAAGTGGTAAGAGCCTTGAACAAGACGACTTACAACGGACGTAAAGTCGTGGTGGAAGTGGCTTCGGAAAACGAAGGCAAGAGCGATAAGGGCGGAAAGAAACGTGTAAAGGAAACTAAAAAAACAAAATCACGCCGCGAAGAGCCGGAATACGAAATTGCACGCAAGTCGAAGCGTAAAGACGATTGGAAGCAGTTCTTCGAACACGAAAATGATTTCGCAGAACCCGATTTCGGCGAAGAGGCAGGTTGGGCGAAAAAGAAGAAAAAGCGGAAATAA
- a CDS encoding helix-turn-helix domain-containing protein, whose protein sequence is MPIIVNLDVMMAKRKISLGELAERIDLTPANLSILKTGKAKAVRFSTLEAICKELNCQPGDILEYQAEE, encoded by the coding sequence ATGCCGATAATAGTAAATCTTGATGTGATGATGGCGAAACGGAAGATTTCGCTGGGAGAGCTTGCCGAACGGATTGACCTTACACCGGCAAACCTTTCTATCCTGAAGACAGGAAAAGCCAAAGCGGTGCGCTTCTCCACGCTGGAAGCCATCTGCAAGGAACTGAATTGCCAGCCCGGCGACATACTGGAATACCAGGCGGAAGAATAG
- a CDS encoding DUF2975 domain-containing protein: protein MKTKPDKQLVQYCEVLMVLSAFSATCFGVSNIFPICYELGKDASDTFIWFALVQGIKAYAMFFIAVLTYFLARNVRNGSVFTSANQRILLAIGGSTVISGALINAIINCSPLEMPTDTSLLLIIIGLFIVLVSLMFKIGIRMQEEQDLTI from the coding sequence ATGAAAACAAAACCCGATAAACAATTGGTACAATATTGCGAAGTGCTGATGGTGCTCTCTGCCTTTAGCGCAACATGTTTTGGCGTATCGAACATTTTCCCAATCTGCTACGAGTTGGGCAAAGACGCAAGCGACACCTTCATTTGGTTTGCCTTGGTGCAAGGCATAAAGGCATACGCGATGTTCTTCATCGCCGTCCTGACCTACTTTCTGGCACGCAACGTGCGGAACGGATCGGTCTTTACTTCCGCCAACCAGCGCATCCTGCTTGCCATTGGCGGCTCGACCGTTATTTCCGGCGCGCTTATCAATGCTATTATCAACTGTTCTCCTCTTGAGATGCCGACCGATACCAGCCTGTTGCTCATCATCATCGGATTGTTCATCGTCCTTGTCTCGCTGATGTTCAAGATAGGCATCCGCATGCAGGAAGAACAGGACCTCACCATTTAA
- a CDS encoding DUF2975 domain-containing protein: MKKRLNLICLGIVLAVLVSMSFLFSTFYYGFKAGIDAYEQGAAGVEKLDVTYKMIGTMPTDVITNETATAINEKDGSTVSILPFISMIGVPNEKADATDSIFLSLLDWMVMICCIYAIVQFVKMIRNIHRNIIFDWANVKRLRRLGFSLILSFCCSLVTFAINNHLVSQAISLKDCDFSIAFQFSDPTLLIGFTALLFAEIFAIGLKMKEENDLTI; the protein is encoded by the coding sequence ATGAAAAAAAGACTAAACCTCATCTGCTTGGGAATTGTGCTCGCCGTTCTTGTCTCCATGTCCTTCTTGTTCAGCACATTCTATTACGGTTTCAAGGCAGGGATTGACGCTTACGAACAAGGAGCGGCGGGAGTGGAAAAGCTTGACGTGACTTACAAGATGATTGGCACGATGCCGACCGATGTCATCACCAACGAAACCGCTACGGCTATCAATGAGAAAGACGGTTCCACCGTGTCTATTCTTCCCTTTATCAGCATGATAGGAGTTCCGAACGAGAAAGCGGATGCTACCGATTCCATATTCCTTTCATTGCTGGACTGGATGGTAATGATATGTTGTATTTATGCCATAGTCCAATTCGTCAAAATGATTCGGAACATCCACCGCAACATCATTTTCGATTGGGCGAACGTGAAACGTCTGCGCCGGTTAGGCTTTTCGCTTATCCTCAGCTTCTGTTGCTCGTTGGTGACGTTCGCCATCAACAATCATTTGGTCTCTCAAGCGATAAGCTTGAAGGATTGTGACTTTTCCATTGCTTTCCAGTTTTCAGACCCGACATTGCTTATCGGCTTTACAGCGTTGCTATTCGCCGAGATATTTGCTATCGGCTTGAAAATGAAAGAAGAGAACGACTTAACCATCTAA
- a CDS encoding DUF2975 domain-containing protein: MKYISLLGIITIIALCAEFVLQMSGGDAIESFNAGRETGAQQAESGASYVHSFLLPVKAKVIPEGMEGEATLQLADGTKTVPYSIAEVKCEVRPSWFIAIALTFGSFFVALIGIYSIYCLIRLLIRVAKRDIFSRRNVYWIRWFAYVNAGIYLGLMFFEWLLERDAVSQLRIPGYQVIGIEHTVYDFSSFFVIVLLAEVYAVAVKIKEEQDLTI, encoded by the coding sequence ATGAAATACATCAGCCTTTTAGGAATCATCACCATTATCGCCCTTTGCGCGGAGTTCGTTTTACAGATGTCTGGCGGAGATGCAATAGAAAGCTTTAATGCCGGACGTGAAACCGGAGCACAACAAGCGGAAAGCGGTGCAAGTTATGTCCATTCTTTCCTTCTTCCCGTAAAAGCCAAAGTCATTCCCGAAGGAATGGAGGGGGAAGCCACCTTGCAACTTGCGGATGGGACAAAGACCGTGCCCTATAGTATTGCCGAAGTAAAATGCGAGGTGCGCCCCAGCTGGTTCATTGCGATAGCCCTTACCTTCGGTTCTTTCTTTGTTGCCCTTATCGGCATCTATTCCATTTATTGCCTGATCCGCTTGTTGATACGTGTGGCGAAACGTGATATTTTTTCTCGTCGCAACGTATACTGGATACGCTGGTTCGCCTACGTCAATGCCGGAATTTACCTGGGATTGATGTTCTTCGAATGGTTGTTGGAGCGCGATGCGGTAAGCCAGCTCCGTATTCCGGGCTATCAGGTCATCGGCATCGAACATACCGTTTACGATTTCAGTTCCTTCTTTGTCATCGTCTTACTGGCAGAGGTCTATGCCGTAGCGGTAAAGATTAAGGAAGAACAGGATTTAACCATCTAA
- a CDS encoding DUF2975 domain-containing protein, which translates to MKTVRILGIIVILALIGGALKDAIPGFIDGWNDAEADSQLVLPADFNSVSLSVEGYKDGVPDSLFNRAMQANVPCEVNGVNTYVKHNSWVHAMGFVILPVILLVFYGVYCLIRLLISVSRGEILIQKNIRRLRFFIYPIMAFSALYELQNYILYRIATSELVSSGYVFDDFHLKYSWTFMLVIALLTEIFAQAVRIKEENDLTI; encoded by the coding sequence ATGAAAACCGTACGCATTTTAGGAATTATCGTGATATTGGCGCTGATAGGAGGTGCCCTTAAAGATGCCATTCCCGGATTTATAGACGGGTGGAATGATGCCGAAGCCGATTCCCAACTGGTTCTGCCTGCCGACTTTAATTCGGTGTCTTTATCGGTAGAAGGATATAAAGACGGGGTTCCCGATAGCCTGTTCAACCGGGCTATGCAAGCCAATGTGCCCTGCGAAGTAAATGGGGTGAACACCTACGTGAAGCATAATTCATGGGTGCATGCCATGGGCTTTGTGATTCTACCTGTTATATTGCTCGTCTTTTATGGAGTTTATTGCCTGATACGCTTGTTGATATCGGTAAGCCGGGGAGAAATATTGATTCAGAAGAACATACGCCGCCTGCGTTTCTTCATTTATCCGATAATGGCATTCTCTGCCTTGTACGAACTTCAGAACTATATCCTTTACCGGATTGCCACCAGCGAGCTGGTATCTTCCGGGTATGTGTTCGATGATTTCCACTTGAAATATTCGTGGACTTTCATGTTGGTGATTGCCCTCTTGACCGAGATTTTCGCCCAAGCGGTACGCATCAAAGAAGAGAACGATTTAACCATATAA
- a CDS encoding CPBP family intramembrane glutamic endopeptidase, whose product MGRVIKLVIYYFLYNLVFMGVVFGVYGFVNHTSDMPQSGPVYFNLLMWVQLLATLALGIHLLAWKYVTRKDLSFDFPNTAKVLLASVILSVGMGFWTNYLTELTELPNTMEELFAKAMNNPLGIISIVVMAPIVEELLFRGGMQGHLLRKWKNPQWAILVSVLIFGIVHGNPVQMFFASILGLVLGWVYYRTGSLLPCILMHFINNGTSVLLFHLSGGKDETMTEALGTTGAISLALVGVALTVWSIWYIKTRLIPNQIAWKETPAPAEEVIASESKEQA is encoded by the coding sequence ATGGGACGCGTTATTAAACTGGTTATTTATTATTTCTTATACAACTTGGTTTTTATGGGCGTTGTGTTCGGGGTCTATGGATTTGTTAATCATACTTCCGATATGCCGCAAAGTGGTCCTGTTTACTTTAACCTCTTAATGTGGGTGCAGCTGCTTGCTACATTAGCTTTAGGTATTCATCTGTTGGCATGGAAGTATGTGACCCGCAAAGATTTAAGTTTTGATTTTCCGAACACGGCTAAGGTGCTGCTTGCTTCCGTTATACTTAGTGTAGGCATGGGGTTTTGGACAAATTATTTGACCGAATTGACCGAACTGCCCAATACGATGGAGGAACTTTTTGCCAAAGCGATGAACAACCCGTTAGGCATCATCTCCATCGTCGTAATGGCTCCCATTGTGGAAGAACTTTTGTTCCGCGGAGGAATGCAAGGACATCTCTTGCGCAAATGGAAGAATCCCCAATGGGCGATTTTGGTATCTGTCCTCATCTTCGGCATCGTACATGGCAATCCCGTGCAAATGTTTTTCGCTTCCATCCTGGGATTGGTACTGGGCTGGGTATATTACCGCACCGGAAGCCTGTTGCCCTGTATACTGATGCACTTTATCAATAACGGCACCTCGGTATTGCTCTTCCACCTTTCGGGAGGGAAAGACGAAACCATGACCGAAGCCTTGGGCACGACCGGTGCCATCAGTCTTGCCCTCGTGGGTGTAGCATTGACCGTATGGAGCATCTGGTACATCAAGACCCGCCTGATTCCGAATCAGATAGCATGGAAAGAAACACCCGCTCCGGCAGAAGAAGTGATTGCATCAGAAAGTAAAGAACAAGCCTAA
- a CDS encoding DUF3836 domain-containing protein has protein sequence MKKTFVTKAIAAIFATAMMSFTTATEAGAQNTFVYGQDGNTMTVSTLNADGISITPKLKYEYQYDANGNLAEKKAYRWNAGNRSWQPAYLLNYLPGDGIYLIDYAEYDKASGAFTQNIQTSIYYQQAENGMLLTDIQR, from the coding sequence ATGAAAAAGACATTTGTTACCAAAGCCATTGCCGCTATCTTTGCTACCGCTATGATGAGTTTTACAACCGCTACCGAAGCCGGTGCACAGAACACCTTTGTTTATGGACAAGACGGAAACACAATGACCGTTTCTACGCTGAATGCCGATGGCATCTCGATTACGCCGAAGCTGAAATACGAATACCAATACGATGCCAACGGGAACCTGGCGGAAAAGAAGGCTTACCGCTGGAATGCCGGTAACCGTTCGTGGCAACCCGCTTACCTGCTGAATTATCTTCCGGGCGACGGCATCTACCTGATTGATTATGCCGAATACGACAAGGCTTCGGGCGCGTTTACGCAAAACATCCAGACCAGCATCTATTACCAGCAAGCCGAAAACGGTATGTTGTTGACCGACATTCAGAGATAA